A stretch of the Glandiceps talaboti chromosome 23, keGlaTala1.1, whole genome shotgun sequence genome encodes the following:
- the LOC144453003 gene encoding uncharacterized protein LOC144453003: MGLVWISKRSKCGCVSSTSSSIDSSHTRQPLFKLPPISSPTCPFGGSAQASGSGSSVRGPSTRTWDATHYKLLNFNLHRGRNTVAEYVARSLSATELQVTIQRVLEILFYPTPALHKPFELDPPRIIQDGVIEMSTMRNWIENDEILQYALDLLQECEEDFNLHTASIEEYTALKHYIYNDFKVKEKTTLTEDVIVGIKKLVLDIFKCCAERESREEVFDHLIYDMMSLIIMGETCRLDYRISLYGATKRQFEICGSQVTSFSNVLLAYEPNLHQYPVMLSENKSGLPEKKSTASSRPYKKPHMEHKKISQVIGHAVSVADESVFETDDYKIVYHISLKGLGKLIITRTHVAKNTLKKIKEGCLVKKKVVPSPSNVEPSPLKVAPSSSDVEPSPLKVAPSSSDVEPPHSKIAPSSSDVEPPPSDVEPCHIYAELSPSHVVESTIHLDSHPVHLFVYLYIPILILVKLCNFIHEPTVKDVPKKQTRKSKPILKRPSKRKQYESTPTKKRKKT; this comes from the exons ATGGGATTAGTGTGGATATCGAAAAGAAGTAAATGTGGATGTGTTTCAAGTACATCTTCAAGTATCGACAGTAGCCATACACGTCAGCCACTTTTCAAATTACCTCCGATTTCGTCGCCAACCTGTCCTTTCGGCGGATCAGCACAAGCTAGTGGTTCGGGATCGAGTGTTCGTGGTCCTTCGACTCGTACGTGGGATGCAACGCACTATAAGCTATTGAACTTCAATTTACACAGGGGCAGAAATACTGTTGCAGAATATGTTGCTCGTTCCCTAAGCGCTACTGAACTGCAGGTAACCATACAGCGTGTACTGGAGATACTATTTTACCCCACACCAGCCCTACATAAACCCTTTGAATTAGACCCACCAAGAATTATACAAGATGGCGTCATCGAGATGTCAACAATGAGAAATTGGATAG AAAATGATGAAATCCTACAATATGCGCTTGACCTGTTGCAAGAATGTGAGGAAGACTTCAACCTCCACACAGCATCCATTGAAGAATATACTGCATTGAAA CACTACATATACAACGACTTTAAAGTCAAGGAAAAAACAACATTAACTGAAGATGTTATTGTTGGGATAAAGAAGCTCGTGTTGGACATCTTCAAATGTTGTGCAGAACGTGAAAGCAGAGAGGAAGTTTTTGATCACCTCATATATGACATGATGTCACTTATCATTATGGGTGAAACATGTCGCCTAGACTACAGAATTAG TTTATATGGAGCAACCAAGAGACAGTTTGAAATCTGTGGATCACAAGTGACATCATTCAGTAATGTTCTATTGGCATATGAGCCCAACCTACATCAATATCCAGTTATGTTAAGTGAG AACAAAAGTGGTTTGCCCGAAAAAAAATCAACTGCATCAAGCCGTCCTTACAAGAAACCACATATGGAACATAAGAAAATCTCACAGGTTATTGGCCACGCTGTCAGTGTTGCAGATGAATCTGTATTTGAAACAGATGATTATAAAATTGTGTACCATATTTCTCTTAAGGGTTTAGGCAAGCTTATTATTACTCGTACACATGTTGCAAAGAACACCCTTAAGAAAATAAAGGAGGGCTGTctggtgaaaaaaaaagttgtgccATCTCCTTCAAATGTTGAGCCATCTCCTCTGAAAGTTGCGCCATCTTCTTCAGATGTTGAGCCATCTCCTCTGAAAGTTGCGCCATCTTCTTCAGATGTTGAGCCACCTCATTCCAAAATTGCGCCATCGTCTTCAGATGTTGAGCCACCTCCTTCAGATGTTGAGCCATGTCATATTTATGCTGAACTGTCTCCTTCACATGTGGTTGAATCGACCATTCACCTTGACAGCCACCCTGTCCAcctttttgtttatttgtacatacCAATTTTAATTCTGGTGaaactttgtaattttattCACGAACCTACTGTAAAAGATgtaccaaaaaaacaaacaagaaaatcAAAACCAATCTTAAAACGTCCAAGTAAGAGGAAGCAATATGAATCGACTCCCACAAAGAAAAGGAAGAAAACCTAG
- the LOC144452628 gene encoding uncharacterized protein LOC144452628 isoform X1, translating into MQSAEAVCSVEAQHKALRRQIKQANKTHVEERSKNCKIQPLVFLHVVFGLTLISLGILEILFECHLYFLGTPIWCGILITITGVVGGLAVYRRKSKHTILFMLLSVVIAILSSMVLMPVTVVAYINQGDYGQMSQKIVDCAVIAVALAEFVVAVLSVFACCYFGSCDYKPNMYYKDPCQNGTSPVIMIPSTDHNQLTELLGLNKQQLQDTPTEGRNYWLVIPEHITIRSTNGLNSMQRIGRLPPPLPKDNQKSTTNCRDLLPTTGT; encoded by the exons ATGCAGAGTGCAGAGGCCGTTTGCTCTGTAGAGGCACAACATAAAGCCTTACGTCGACAAATAAAACAGGCTAACAAAACACACGTAGAAGAACGTTCTAAAAACTGCAAAATACAACCACTTGTATTTTTACACGTTGTTTTTGGTTTGACACTTATCTCATTGGGAATATTAGAAATTCTATTTGAATGTCATCTGTACTTTCTTGGGACTCCGATATGGTGCGGTATACTG ATAACTATCACTGGTGTTGTCGGAGGTCTAGCCGTCTACAGGAGAAAGTCTAAACAT ACAATATTATTTATGCTGCTCTCCGTGGTAATAGCTATCTTAAGTTCCATGGTATTAATGCCTGTAACTGTAGTTGCATATATTAACCAAGGAGACTATGGACAG ATGTCTCAGAAGATCGTAGACTGTGCCGTTATAGCCGTTGCCCTGGCTGAGTTTGTTGTAGCTGTTTTAAGCGTATTCGCCTGTTGTTATTTCGGTTCTTGCGACTACAAACCAAAC atgtatTATAAAGACCCATGTCAGAATGGTACGTCTCCAGTAATCATGATACCGTCTACAGATCACAATCAGTTAACAGAACTCCTTGGTCTTA ACAAACAACAGTTGCAAGATACACCGACAGAGGGCAGAAATTACTGGCTAGTAATCCCAGAACACATTACAATACGCTCAACAAATGGACTGAATAGTATGCAAAGGATTGGACGTCTTCCACCACCCTTACCGAAAGACAACCAAAAAAGCACCACAAACTGTCGAGATCTCCTGCCAACAACGGGAACATGA
- the LOC144452628 gene encoding uncharacterized protein LOC144452628 isoform X2, giving the protein MQSAEAVCSVEAQHKALRRQIKQANKTHVEERSKNCKIQPLVFLHVVFGLTLISLGILEILFECHLYFLGTPIWCGILTILFMLLSVVIAILSSMVLMPVTVVAYINQGDYGQMSQKIVDCAVIAVALAEFVVAVLSVFACCYFGSCDYKPNMYYKDPCQNGTSPVIMIPSTDHNQLTELLGLNKQQLQDTPTEGRNYWLVIPEHITIRSTNGLNSMQRIGRLPPPLPKDNQKSTTNCRDLLPTTGT; this is encoded by the exons ATGCAGAGTGCAGAGGCCGTTTGCTCTGTAGAGGCACAACATAAAGCCTTACGTCGACAAATAAAACAGGCTAACAAAACACACGTAGAAGAACGTTCTAAAAACTGCAAAATACAACCACTTGTATTTTTACACGTTGTTTTTGGTTTGACACTTATCTCATTGGGAATATTAGAAATTCTATTTGAATGTCATCTGTACTTTCTTGGGACTCCGATATGGTGCGGTATACTG ACAATATTATTTATGCTGCTCTCCGTGGTAATAGCTATCTTAAGTTCCATGGTATTAATGCCTGTAACTGTAGTTGCATATATTAACCAAGGAGACTATGGACAG ATGTCTCAGAAGATCGTAGACTGTGCCGTTATAGCCGTTGCCCTGGCTGAGTTTGTTGTAGCTGTTTTAAGCGTATTCGCCTGTTGTTATTTCGGTTCTTGCGACTACAAACCAAAC atgtatTATAAAGACCCATGTCAGAATGGTACGTCTCCAGTAATCATGATACCGTCTACAGATCACAATCAGTTAACAGAACTCCTTGGTCTTA ACAAACAACAGTTGCAAGATACACCGACAGAGGGCAGAAATTACTGGCTAGTAATCCCAGAACACATTACAATACGCTCAACAAATGGACTGAATAGTATGCAAAGGATTGGACGTCTTCCACCACCCTTACCGAAAGACAACCAAAAAAGCACCACAAACTGTCGAGATCTCCTGCCAACAACGGGAACATGA
- the LOC144453078 gene encoding uncharacterized protein LOC144453078, whose translation MNQEQREILYGNSKFISEKIKFDKFVAETHKHYPRILNEGDTKALDIRQKEAKTFYLIRTFERIPDGFYKFYAVLKQSGHTGSILEVLEPGLQKTQIPEPNKRERTSAKERNRIPATSSTKRQPAVNHDTSDLLAAIATSITTALDNCEGMKNLTKSQRELSNKIDSLSLGQTMMSDKIDSLSEGMNSKMADMKQDIEKTIAMLKTSVNKLEKEFSEDRKSREELLKTIKEVKTQTQELEDKYNNVVDNFEEMKVKMEQALAVERESRESLQESVKELIAQNKDLTEKYEVMFAKVDDMEESVQSAHSLGRSLKEIMEDLETKLKGAENINNTEFLGEIANVNKDLRKLEKWSKSKFNAVDTRLRLCEADLNREHFRDKVHIQ comes from the exons ATGAACCAAGAACAAAGGGAGATCCTGTACGGAAATTCTAAATTTATCAGTGAGAAGATAAAGTTTGATAAATTTGTCGCCGAAACTCACAAGCATTATCCACGAATATTGAACGAGGGCGATACAAAGGCTTTAGAT ATACGTCAAAAGGAAGCGAAAACCTTTTATTTGATTCGAACCTTTGAACGGATTCCTGACggattttataaattttatgcCGTCTTAAAACAAAGTGGTCACACTGGATCTATTTTAGAAGTGTTAGAACCAGGTCTTCAGAAAACACAAATTCCTGAACCAAACAAAAGAG AGAGAACATCGGCCAAAGAAAGGAATCGTATACCGGCAACGTCTTCAACGAAAAGACAACCCGCTGTCAATCATGACACTTCAG atcttCTTGCAGCCATTGCCACTTCGATTACAACTGCGTTGGACAATTGTGAAGGAATGAAAAATCTAACAAAATCTCAGAGGGAATTGTCAAACAAGATTGATTCGCTGTCTCTGGGTCAAACAATGATGTCTGATAAAATTGACAGTCTGTCAGAGGGGATGAATTCCAAGATGGCGGACATGAAACAAGATATTGAAAAGACCATTGCAATGTTGAAAACATCTGTTAACAAACTAGAAAAGG AGTTTTCTGAAGACAGAAAGTCAAGGGAAGAATTGCTGAAGACAATAAAAGAAGTGAAAACCCAAACCCAGGAATTGGAAgacaaatataacaatgttgtCGATAATTTTGAAGAAATGAAAGTAAAGATGGAACAAG CACTTGCTGTTGAAAGAGAAAGCAGAGAATCCCTCCAGGAAAGTGTCAAGGAACTTATTGCCCAGAATAAAGATCTGACAGAAAAATATGAAGTAATGTTTGCAAAAGTAGATGACATGGAAGAATCTGTACAGTCAGCACATTCACTGG GTCGATCTCTGAAGGAAATCATGGAGGATTTGGAGACAAAGTTAAAGGGTGCAGAAAATATCAACAATACTGAATTCCTCGGTGAAATTGCAAATGTCAACAAAGACTTAAGAAAGTTAGAGAAATGGTCTAAGTCAAAGTTCAATGCAGTAGATACTAGACTTAGATTGTGTGAAGCTGATTTGAATAGAGAACACTTCAGGGACAAG GTACACATTCAGTAA